A genomic segment from Paenibacillus sp. FSL K6-1096 encodes:
- a CDS encoding ABC transporter permease has translation MRIRAITLRILQQFIHDKRTMALMFIAPLVVLSLMSLVFNGKDYEPKIGVAGGATALSAALESQKAEVTVYKDAEAGNAALKAGGLDAFITMKGAQPEVMLEGSNPDANRAVLRALQEATQRPEPAGAAGSVQPQISYLYGAEDMKMIDRFGPIMIGVFVFFFVFLIAGVSFLRERTTGTLERLLSTPLKRWEIVTGYVCGFGIFTVFQALLISWFSIQVLGILMTGSFGYVLLMTLLLSMSALTLGTLLSAFAANELQMIQFIPLVIVPQIFLSGLFPLDTLPLWLQRLGLATPIYYGAQALMDIMLRGKGWSDIALDVFVLAGFSLLFMVLNVLALRKHRRM, from the coding sequence ATGAGAATCCGGGCGATTACCCTGAGAATTCTGCAGCAGTTTATCCATGATAAAAGAACGATGGCACTCATGTTCATCGCGCCTCTAGTGGTGCTCAGCCTCATGAGCCTGGTATTCAACGGCAAGGACTATGAGCCGAAGATCGGCGTGGCTGGCGGTGCAACGGCGTTAAGTGCTGCTCTAGAGTCCCAGAAGGCTGAGGTTACCGTCTACAAAGATGCTGAAGCCGGGAATGCCGCTCTGAAGGCCGGTGGCCTTGATGCGTTCATTACCATGAAGGGAGCTCAGCCTGAGGTAATGCTGGAAGGCAGTAATCCGGATGCGAACCGTGCTGTACTCCGGGCCTTGCAGGAGGCTACTCAGCGCCCTGAGCCTGCGGGAGCAGCCGGCAGCGTTCAGCCGCAAATCAGCTACCTGTACGGTGCGGAGGATATGAAGATGATTGACCGCTTCGGCCCGATTATGATCGGCGTGTTCGTCTTCTTCTTTGTCTTCCTGATTGCCGGAGTCTCCTTCCTGCGCGAACGGACAACGGGAACGCTGGAGCGCCTTCTCTCCACCCCGCTGAAGCGCTGGGAGATCGTCACCGGATATGTGTGCGGCTTCGGTATCTTCACCGTCTTCCAGGCCCTGCTGATCTCCTGGTTCTCCATCCAGGTGCTGGGCATCCTGATGACCGGCAGCTTCGGCTACGTCCTCCTGATGACTCTGCTATTGTCAATGTCGGCGCTGACGCTCGGCACCCTGCTCTCGGCCTTCGCCGCCAATGAGCTGCAGATGATTCAGTTCATCCCGCTGGTGATTGTCCCGCAGATCTTCCTCAGCGGACTGTTCCCGCTGGATACCCTTCCGCTCTGGCTCCAGCGCTTAGGGCTGGCAACGCCCATCTATTACGGCGCACAGGCGCTGATGGATATCATGCTCCGCGGCAAAGGCTGGAGTGACATCGCTCTGGATGTATTCGTGCTGGCCGGCTTCTCCCTGCTGTTCATGGTGCTGAATGTGCTGGCGCTGCGCAAGCACCGCCGCATGTAA
- a CDS encoding ABC transporter ATP-binding protein — translation MGRALNQANPVIEVTHVDRSFGQKKVLQDITLEVNRAETFGILGPSGSGKTTLVRLLTGIDEATSGEVQVLGVRMPKLAMLQQIGYMAQSDALYTELSAKENLEFFASLYGLKGGNRTRRIGDVMELVNLQEHLRKRVDQYSGGMKRRLSLAIALLHEPPLLLLDEPTVGIDPVLRQSIWKELKALNRKGTTIVLTTHVMDEAEKCDRLAMIRDGVLLAVDTPQGLLQATGTATIEDAFLYYGGVRS, via the coding sequence ATGGGTCGGGCATTAAATCAGGCGAATCCGGTGATTGAAGTTACCCATGTTGACCGCTCTTTTGGTCAGAAGAAGGTACTCCAGGACATTACGCTGGAGGTGAACCGGGCAGAGACCTTCGGCATTCTCGGGCCCTCCGGCTCGGGCAAAACGACGCTGGTCAGACTGCTGACCGGCATTGACGAAGCAACCTCCGGGGAGGTCCAAGTGCTGGGGGTGCGGATGCCGAAGCTGGCCATGCTCCAGCAGATCGGTTATATGGCCCAGTCGGATGCCTTGTATACGGAGCTGAGCGCCAAGGAGAATCTGGAATTCTTCGCTTCCCTCTATGGCTTGAAGGGCGGCAACCGCACTCGGCGGATTGGGGATGTGATGGAGCTCGTGAACCTGCAGGAGCATCTGCGTAAGCGGGTGGACCAATATTCCGGGGGCATGAAGCGGCGCCTGTCGCTGGCAATTGCCCTTCTCCACGAACCGCCGCTGCTGCTCCTGGATGAGCCGACAGTCGGGATTGACCCTGTGCTGCGCCAGTCGATCTGGAAGGAGCTGAAGGCGCTGAACCGCAAGGGAACGACCATCGTTCTGACCACCCATGTGATGGATGAAGCGGAGAAATGCGACCGGCTGGCTATGATCCGGGATGGCGTTCTGCTGGCTGTGGACACACCGCAGGGTCTGCTTCAGGCTACCGGTACGGCCACAATTGAGGATGCTTTTCTCTATTACGGAGGTGTGCGCTCATGA
- a CDS encoding RQC-minor-1 family DNA-binding protein encodes MSAQKTNRRKPNRKQPPEYPLNTPLPRPEMLAILQAADEIIDAGGRTLLAKILKGSKEKKLLELGLNHTPAYGFYRELTMEQIMEKVDVLLATGYLETELSGKLPLIKFTVYGWTVRRERGAEELLREWEHWLEHGIAPVSMEYLKDRNRGMILLFLFKILCSGDRKYIPFLEQWHAVDYAKVKVEIQRVVTDLQERDRLEESAWHQLLLDRAQALIQHTRDPVILQCAECGDPYVFDHHDLSCYRADGIYFPEKCEHCRNTEDGMNE; translated from the coding sequence GTGAGCGCACAGAAGACCAACCGCCGTAAGCCGAACCGGAAGCAGCCGCCCGAGTATCCGCTGAATACACCGCTGCCGAGACCGGAGATGCTTGCCATATTGCAGGCAGCTGATGAGATTATTGACGCTGGAGGGCGCACGCTTCTGGCCAAGATCCTGAAGGGCTCGAAGGAGAAGAAGCTGCTTGAACTCGGGCTGAATCACACACCCGCCTATGGCTTCTACCGCGAGCTGACGATGGAGCAGATCATGGAGAAGGTGGATGTCCTCCTAGCAACCGGGTACCTGGAGACCGAGCTGTCCGGGAAGCTCCCTCTCATCAAGTTCACCGTCTACGGCTGGACTGTCCGGCGGGAACGGGGGGCGGAAGAGCTGCTGCGGGAGTGGGAGCACTGGCTGGAGCATGGGATAGCGCCGGTCAGTATGGAATATTTGAAGGATCGTAACCGGGGCATGATTCTGTTGTTTCTGTTCAAAATCCTGTGTTCCGGTGACCGGAAATACATCCCCTTCCTGGAGCAGTGGCATGCTGTAGACTACGCGAAGGTAAAGGTCGAGATCCAGAGGGTCGTCACTGATCTGCAGGAGCGTGACCGGCTGGAGGAGAGCGCATGGCATCAGCTGCTGCTGGACCGCGCGCAAGCGCTGATCCAACACACGCGCGATCCGGTGATTCTGCAGTGTGCGGAATGCGGCGATCCGTATGTATTCGATCATCATGATTTGAGCTGCTACCGGGCAGATGGTATTTACTTTCCGGAGAAGTGCGAGCATTGCAGGAATACGGAGGACGGCATGAATGAATAG
- a CDS encoding SNF2 helicase associated domain-containing protein: MGYQVPERVIKLLCGNAAFDQGAAYYHSHKVDLVYTEHNEEEEYSKYRAEVHGLDSHEIALIVDSDGDVQGECTCPAYVHGGPFCKHIAAALVTVLYRSQAAGAERTEDMPADTEVAYPGRIGSLPLAQGRVGPSGTEHRERSVDKQLVSNMLGMFTGGRQQPSGAGTYIDLRTPLQVEFICRPFNIGYSSTMLGIEVKLGPKRLYIAQKIRPFLEQVRRGEPFEFTAHFSYDPAQHSFSKEDNEVLLRLIEIMLNEKVYNSLHNPYAAGFRHPGNDRLLPVAPFFWESLYPLLEAAPAVCLQHGQLQLDRLAVSDEPLPLSFQFDQAQEEGYRLDVRGLEQLTILENYGLVLTEDRLLKLPAQECIRLSELKRMLSGSRRDSLAITPEQMEPFMESVIPGLKKLGRVNIADAIADRIVQTRLQARLYLDRVRDRLLAGLEFQYGGIVINPLEEKAQERSREVILMRDGEAERRILDLMAHESFARTESGYIMRDEEGEFDFLHHTIPLLEPLVQIYATTAVKERVLTDHAMPKVSLSWNEKTDWLDFKFAMEGIGEQDIVEVLKSLQEKRKYYRLPDGALLPLEGAEFQEIIALMNELGVYSVDIRSSEFSLPLLRTLHLRAETGQGEAVQLGRSLRRLLANLSNPENLDFPMPESLVSVLRDYQQYGFQWMKTLAHYRFGGILADDMGLGKTLQSIAFLLSELEDIRQSGVPALVVAPASLVYNWHNELKRFAPEIKAVIADGNAGERSRTLKNTAGQDVIITSYPLLRRDVEEYVKRSFHTLILDEAQMIKNHETQTARAVKLLQARYRFALTGTPVENALEDLWSIFSVIFPGLFPGKKAFHDLPRETVAKRIKPFLLRRLKSDVLKELPDKIESLQASELLPEQKKLYVAYLARLRKEALKHLDSDSFGNGRLKVLAGLTRLRQLCCHPALFVDGYTGGSGKFEQLLEIIDECRSAGKRMLIFSQFTQMLGLISRELALLGIPYFYLDGQTPAAQRVELCSRFNEGERDLFLISLKAGGTGLNLTGADTVILYDLWWNPAVEQQAADRAHRIGQKRIVQVIRLVAQGTVEDKMYELQQKKKSLIDEVIQPGQEALSSLSEQDIREILSL; the protein is encoded by the coding sequence GTGGGTTATCAGGTACCGGAACGGGTAATCAAGCTGCTGTGCGGCAATGCCGCCTTTGATCAGGGGGCGGCTTATTATCATTCCCATAAGGTGGACCTTGTCTATACGGAGCATAACGAGGAAGAGGAATATTCCAAATACCGCGCTGAAGTCCATGGCCTGGACAGCCATGAGATTGCGCTGATTGTAGACAGCGACGGCGATGTGCAGGGGGAATGTACCTGCCCGGCGTATGTTCACGGCGGACCTTTCTGCAAGCATATTGCGGCGGCGCTGGTGACGGTCCTCTACCGCAGCCAGGCTGCAGGAGCCGAACGGACTGAGGATATGCCGGCAGATACAGAGGTGGCATATCCCGGGAGAATCGGCAGTCTGCCGCTGGCGCAAGGCAGAGTTGGCCCTTCTGGGACTGAGCACAGGGAGCGCAGCGTAGACAAGCAACTGGTAAGTAACATGCTCGGGATGTTCACCGGAGGACGGCAGCAGCCAAGCGGTGCCGGCACATATATCGACCTGCGCACACCGCTCCAGGTCGAGTTCATCTGCCGGCCCTTCAACATCGGCTACAGCAGTACGATGCTGGGCATCGAAGTGAAGCTGGGCCCCAAGCGCCTCTATATCGCTCAGAAGATCAGACCTTTTCTGGAGCAGGTCCGCCGGGGCGAGCCCTTTGAATTCACAGCGCACTTCAGCTATGATCCCGCCCAGCATAGCTTCTCCAAGGAGGATAACGAAGTCCTGCTGAGGCTGATCGAAATCATGCTGAATGAGAAGGTCTACAATAGCCTCCACAATCCGTATGCTGCCGGCTTCAGACATCCGGGAAATGACCGGCTGCTGCCGGTGGCTCCTTTTTTCTGGGAGAGTCTGTACCCCCTGCTGGAAGCAGCGCCTGCGGTATGCCTTCAGCATGGACAGCTTCAGCTGGACCGCTTGGCTGTCTCGGATGAACCGCTGCCGCTCAGCTTCCAGTTCGACCAGGCACAGGAGGAGGGTTACCGGCTGGATGTCCGGGGGCTTGAGCAGCTTACGATTCTGGAGAACTATGGGCTGGTCTTGACCGAAGACAGGCTGCTGAAGCTCCCGGCACAGGAATGCATCCGTCTCTCCGAGCTGAAGCGGATGCTCAGCGGCAGCCGGCGGGACAGCCTGGCGATTACGCCCGAGCAGATGGAGCCCTTCATGGAAAGTGTTATACCCGGGCTGAAGAAGCTCGGCAGGGTAAACATTGCCGACGCTATCGCGGACAGGATCGTCCAGACCCGGCTTCAGGCCAGACTCTATCTGGACCGGGTGAGGGACCGGCTGCTGGCCGGGCTTGAATTTCAGTACGGCGGCATTGTCATCAATCCGCTGGAGGAGAAGGCGCAGGAGCGGAGCCGTGAGGTCATTCTCATGCGGGACGGGGAAGCGGAGCGGCGGATTCTCGACCTGATGGCGCATGAATCGTTCGCGCGGACCGAGAGCGGATATATCATGCGCGATGAGGAGGGGGAATTCGACTTCCTGCACCATACCATACCGCTGCTGGAGCCGCTTGTGCAGATCTATGCCACTACGGCGGTCAAGGAGAGAGTCCTCACGGATCACGCCATGCCTAAGGTCAGCCTAAGCTGGAACGAGAAGACCGACTGGCTGGACTTCAAGTTCGCGATGGAGGGGATCGGCGAACAGGATATTGTTGAGGTGCTGAAGTCGCTGCAGGAAAAGCGTAAATATTACCGCCTGCCGGACGGTGCCCTGCTCCCGCTGGAAGGCGCTGAATTCCAGGAGATCATCGCCCTGATGAACGAGCTTGGCGTCTATAGTGTGGATATCCGCAGTTCGGAGTTCTCCCTGCCGCTGCTCCGCACCCTTCATCTGCGTGCAGAGACCGGCCAGGGGGAAGCCGTTCAGCTCGGCCGGTCCCTCCGGCGGCTGCTGGCCAATCTGTCGAATCCCGAGAATCTGGATTTCCCAATGCCGGAGAGCCTTGTTTCTGTGCTGCGGGATTACCAGCAGTACGGCTTCCAGTGGATGAAGACGCTGGCCCATTACCGCTTCGGCGGGATTCTGGCTGACGACATGGGCCTCGGCAAAACGCTCCAGAGCATCGCCTTCCTGCTCTCTGAGTTGGAGGATATCCGGCAGAGCGGCGTACCTGCACTAGTAGTTGCACCCGCTTCCCTGGTCTATAACTGGCACAATGAGCTGAAGCGTTTCGCTCCGGAGATTAAGGCTGTCATTGCTGACGGCAACGCCGGGGAGCGCAGCCGGACGCTGAAGAATACTGCCGGACAGGACGTCATTATCACATCGTATCCGCTGCTGCGCAGAGATGTGGAGGAATACGTGAAGCGCTCCTTCCATACGCTCATTCTGGATGAAGCGCAGATGATCAAGAATCACGAGACCCAGACCGCCCGGGCGGTCAAGCTGCTCCAGGCCCGTTACCGCTTCGCGCTGACCGGCACACCGGTGGAGAATGCGCTGGAGGATCTGTGGTCGATCTTCAGCGTGATTTTCCCCGGACTGTTCCCCGGCAAGAAAGCCTTTCATGACCTTCCCCGGGAGACTGTAGCCAAACGGATCAAGCCGTTCCTGCTGCGCCGCCTTAAGAGCGATGTGCTGAAGGAGCTGCCGGACAAAATCGAGTCCCTTCAGGCCTCCGAGCTGCTGCCGGAGCAGAAGAAGCTCTATGTCGCCTATCTGGCCCGCCTGCGCAAGGAAGCGCTCAAGCATCTGGACAGCGACAGCTTCGGCAACGGCCGGCTCAAGGTGCTGGCCGGGCTTACCCGGCTGCGCCAGCTCTGCTGCCACCCCGCCCTGTTCGTGGACGGGTACACAGGCGGCTCCGGCAAGTTCGAGCAGCTCTTGGAGATTATCGATGAATGCCGCAGTGCCGGCAAGCGGATGCTGATCTTCTCACAGTTCACGCAGATGCTGGGGTTGATCAGCCGGGAACTGGCTCTGCTGGGGATTCCGTATTTCTACCTGGACGGCCAGACCCCTGCCGCGCAGCGTGTGGAGCTATGCAGCCGCTTCAACGAAGGCGAGCGGGACCTGTTCCTGATCTCGCTGAAGGCAGGCGGAACAGGCCTTAATCTGACCGGGGCCGATACGGTCATTCTCTACGACCTGTGGTGGAACCCCGCTGTCGAACAGCAGGCGGCCGACCGTGCCCACCGGATCGGGCAGAAGCGGATTGTACAGGTGATCCGCCTGGTTGCCCAAGGGACGGTGGAGGACAAGATGTACGAGCTGCAGCAGAAGAAAAAGAGCCTGATCGACGAAGTCATTCAGCCGGGCCAGGAGGCGCTGTCCAGCCTGAGCGAGCAGGATATCCGCGAGATTCTCTCGCTCTGA
- the pstC gene encoding phosphate ABC transporter permease subunit PstC: protein MGAPVHGLTTQTQTSAQKVKHNTKRHRRHLLGNIVSRYYFLFSILALCVVLGLVIIFIGKTALLLFSQISPMDFFFSFNWSPEEDMFGAAAFIVNTLSLTALTLVIAVPVSVGMAVLCAEIAPKWLNSFIRPVLDLLVGIPSIVYGYLGLTVLLPFLRRISGEGLGDGLLAAALVLALMVLPTICRISDDAITAVPRKYRDAAYALGSTRLQVIMRVVLPAASRGIISAVILGMTRAVGETMAVVMVIGNTPQLAKSLFAPTSVLTSNIVMQISNVEFDSTWNYALHMMAFLLLLISFVLILVIRLLGRKRRDA from the coding sequence ATGGGGGCACCGGTTCACGGCCTGACAACACAGACACAGACAAGCGCTCAGAAGGTTAAGCATAATACCAAGCGGCACCGCAGACATCTGCTGGGCAACATCGTATCACGTTATTATTTTCTGTTCAGTATCCTTGCACTCTGTGTGGTGCTTGGGCTCGTTATTATTTTTATCGGCAAAACAGCGCTGCTGCTCTTCAGTCAAATCTCGCCTATGGACTTCTTCTTCTCGTTCAACTGGTCGCCGGAGGAGGACATGTTCGGAGCGGCAGCCTTCATTGTAAATACATTGTCACTGACTGCGCTGACGCTGGTCATTGCTGTTCCGGTTTCGGTCGGCATGGCGGTGCTCTGTGCGGAGATTGCGCCGAAGTGGCTGAACAGCTTCATCCGCCCGGTGCTGGACCTGTTGGTCGGCATTCCTTCTATAGTATACGGCTATCTCGGCCTGACCGTATTGCTTCCCTTCCTGCGCCGGATCAGCGGGGAAGGCCTGGGGGACGGGCTGCTGGCTGCTGCCCTGGTGCTGGCGCTGATGGTGCTGCCGACCATTTGCCGGATCAGCGATGATGCAATCACCGCCGTTCCGCGCAAATACCGGGATGCCGCCTATGCGCTGGGCTCCACCCGGCTCCAGGTCATTATGCGCGTCGTCCTGCCCGCCGCCAGCCGGGGCATTATCTCGGCTGTCATTCTGGGGATGACCCGCGCTGTCGGCGAGACCATGGCGGTGGTCATGGTGATCGGGAACACGCCGCAGCTCGCCAAAAGCTTGTTCGCGCCAACCTCGGTGCTGACCAGCAACATCGTGATGCAGATCTCGAATGTTGAATTCGACTCCACCTGGAACTATGCCCTGCATATGATGGCGTTCCTGCTGCTGCTGATTTCGTTCGTGCTGATTCTGGTGATCCGGCTCCTGGGCCGCAAACGGAGGGATGCCTGA
- a CDS encoding phosphate ABC transporter substrate-binding protein: protein MKVFRKLTVTALTAVIAVTASFAGVAAAADSLKGKITVNGSTALLPLTLQAAKEFQKLHPKVKIAASGKGSVTGPQAVKKGIADIGACDWDASVDVPGFKAFDGQVANKVAVIPFATIVNKNVGVDNLTTEQLKGIYSGKITNWKEVGGADANIVVITRAFGSGTRVNYQAKALGGGDIVKKEKNYKETGSSGDMKTAVGTTPNAIGYIDLVYVTGSDIKAVKFNGVEATTDNVINGSYKIWAYGYYMTKGQPTGATKEFIEYVQSKKFQSGSLKKLKFIPISAMQS from the coding sequence ATGAAGGTTTTCAGAAAATTAACAGTTACAGCACTCACCGCAGTAATCGCGGTTACCGCATCTTTCGCAGGGGTGGCCGCAGCAGCGGACAGCCTTAAGGGTAAAATCACCGTCAACGGGTCTACAGCACTGCTTCCGCTGACCCTGCAGGCGGCGAAGGAATTCCAGAAGCTGCACCCTAAGGTGAAAATCGCCGCATCCGGCAAAGGCTCCGTGACCGGACCGCAGGCCGTGAAGAAGGGGATCGCCGATATCGGTGCCTGTGACTGGGATGCCAGCGTGGATGTGCCGGGCTTTAAGGCTTTTGACGGACAGGTAGCGAATAAGGTCGCAGTCATTCCGTTTGCCACGATCGTGAACAAGAATGTTGGCGTAGATAATCTGACCACTGAACAGCTGAAGGGCATCTATTCCGGCAAAATCACCAACTGGAAAGAAGTCGGCGGAGCAGACGCGAATATCGTTGTCATCACCCGCGCCTTCGGTTCCGGTACCCGTGTTAACTATCAGGCTAAAGCGCTGGGCGGCGGGGACATCGTGAAGAAAGAGAAGAACTACAAGGAAACCGGCTCCAGCGGCGACATGAAAACCGCAGTAGGCACCACGCCTAACGCCATCGGATATATCGACCTTGTCTATGTAACCGGCAGCGACATCAAGGCTGTGAAGTTCAACGGTGTAGAAGCGACCACGGATAACGTGATCAACGGCTCCTACAAGATCTGGGCTTACGGCTACTATATGACCAAGGGCCAGCCAACCGGCGCTACCAAAGAATTCATTGAATATGTACAGAGTAAGAAATTCCAGTCCGGCTCGCTCAAGAAGCTGAAGTTCATTCCGATTTCGGCAATGCAGTCCTAA
- the pstA gene encoding phosphate ABC transporter permease PstA, translated as MNGFTRTRHTVRAQRRNKLATIGFYTLGALVMLLIFWLLFTILSKGLPTLRPDFLLKQPEEIDAGGGIGPVLFNSFYILFISLLISVPIGIGAGIYMAEYAPDNAFTGALRICVESLSSVPSIVFGLLGLAIFAEYFGVGLTILGGGVSLALLNLPMLARVTEEAVRAVPGDIREAGYALGMTKFHVIRKVVLPVALPAIVTGVCLVAGRAFGESAVIILTAGLSTSGEMWDFNLFSPGETLAVHLWYVQSEAIVEDARQIADKSAAVLVFVVLMINFIFRFPLWLGNRRRGR; from the coding sequence ATGAACGGATTCACACGCACACGCCACACGGTCAGAGCCCAGCGCCGGAACAAGCTGGCGACGATCGGCTTCTATACGCTAGGCGCTCTAGTCATGCTGCTAATCTTCTGGCTGCTGTTCACCATTCTCAGCAAAGGCCTGCCCACGCTTCGGCCGGATTTCCTGCTCAAGCAGCCCGAGGAGATCGATGCCGGCGGGGGGATCGGCCCCGTCCTGTTCAACTCCTTCTACATTCTGTTCATCTCCCTGCTGATTTCGGTGCCGATCGGTATCGGCGCAGGGATCTATATGGCGGAGTATGCGCCGGACAATGCCTTCACGGGAGCGCTGCGCATCTGCGTGGAATCGTTGTCCTCCGTGCCGTCCATCGTCTTCGGCCTGCTCGGTCTGGCCATCTTCGCCGAGTACTTCGGCGTTGGCCTGACGATCCTCGGCGGGGGTGTCAGCCTGGCGCTGCTGAACCTGCCGATGCTGGCCCGCGTCACCGAGGAAGCGGTGCGCGCGGTTCCCGGCGACATCCGGGAAGCCGGCTATGCCCTCGGCATGACGAAGTTCCATGTCATCCGCAAGGTCGTGCTGCCGGTAGCCCTGCCGGCAATTGTAACTGGCGTCTGCCTGGTGGCCGGACGCGCCTTCGGGGAGTCGGCGGTCATCATTCTGACCGCCGGACTCAGCACCTCCGGCGAGATGTGGGATTTCAATCTGTTCTCGCCGGGCGAGACCCTGGCGGTGCATTTGTGGTATGTACAGTCCGAGGCCATCGTCGAGGACGCGCGGCAGATCGCCGATAAATCCGCGGCGGTGCTGGTGTTTGTGGTGCTGATGATCAACTTTATTTTCCGCTTCCCGCTGTGGCTGGGCAACCGCCGCCGGGGACGCTGA
- a CDS encoding helix-turn-helix domain-containing protein — protein MEKDPAAGHPEQEQWIQELLAISEQEKVTPKQLSILEAAIDVFAEKGFSAAATSEIAQRAGVAEGTIFRYYRTKKDLLLAIVVPTMSRMIAPFVMRNFSGVLDVPFDSYEAFLKAFMVNRLEFVRRNLKIIKILIQEIPFQPALKEQLTKNIFEQVLARVTAITEHFKAKGEVIDAPTPSIIRFTISAIAGYLLTRLVLMPDHDWNDEAEIEQTIRFILHGIGGAESGAGPANG, from the coding sequence ATGGAGAAAGACCCTGCTGCCGGACACCCGGAGCAAGAACAATGGATTCAGGAGCTGCTGGCCATCAGCGAGCAGGAGAAGGTGACGCCCAAGCAGCTCTCCATCCTGGAGGCGGCGATCGATGTGTTTGCCGAGAAGGGCTTCTCGGCTGCCGCCACCAGTGAGATTGCCCAGAGGGCGGGTGTGGCTGAGGGCACGATTTTCCGCTATTACCGGACCAAAAAAGATCTGCTGCTCGCCATCGTTGTGCCCACCATGAGCCGGATGATCGCTCCGTTCGTGATGCGCAATTTCAGCGGTGTGCTGGATGTCCCTTTCGATAGCTACGAGGCCTTTCTTAAGGCCTTCATGGTGAACCGGCTGGAGTTCGTCCGCAGGAATCTGAAAATCATCAAAATTCTCATTCAGGAAATCCCCTTCCAGCCTGCACTGAAGGAGCAGTTGACCAAGAATATCTTCGAGCAGGTTCTGGCCCGGGTCACTGCCATTACTGAGCATTTCAAAGCCAAGGGCGAGGTTATTGACGCTCCTACTCCTTCGATCATCCGCTTCACCATCTCCGCGATTGCCGGCTATCTGCTGACCCGGCTGGTGCTGATGCCGGACCATGACTGGAATGATGAGGCCGAGATTGAACAGACCATACGCTTCATTCTGCACGGGATCGGCGGGGCGGAGAGCGGAGCAGGCCCGGCTAACGGATAG